The following proteins are co-located in the Callospermophilus lateralis isolate mCalLat2 unplaced genomic scaffold, mCalLat2.hap1 Scaffold_130, whole genome shotgun sequence genome:
- the LOC143640181 gene encoding inhibitor of growth protein 1-like, with the protein MVELVENRTRQVDSHVELFETHQEINDTTGNSGKAAGQDKSKNETITQAEKPNNKRSRRQRNNENRENASNNHDHDDITSGTPKEKKAKTSKKKKRSKAKAEREASPADLPIDPNEPTYCLCNQVSYGEMIGCDNDECPIERFHFSCVGLNHKPKGKWYCPKCRGENEKTMDKALEKSKKERAYNR; encoded by the exons ATGGTGGAGCTGGTGGAGAACCGGACCAGACAAGTGGATAGTCATGTGGAACTCTTTGAAACACATCAGGAAATCAATGACACCACTGGCAACAGTGGCAAAGCTG CTGGCCAAGATAAGTCAAAGAATGAGACAATCACTCAGGCAGAAAAGCCGAATAACAAACGTTCCCGGAGGCAACGCAACAATGAGAATAGAGAAAATGCATCTAATAATCATGACCATGATGACATCACCTCAGGAACACCCAAGGAGAAGAAAGCAAAGACCTCGAAGAAGAAAAAACGCTCtaaggccaaagcagagagggaaGCATCCCCTGCAGACCTTCCCATCGACCCAAATGAGCCCACGTACTGTCTGTGCAATCAGGTCTCCTATGGAGAAATGATAGGTTGCGACAATGACGAGTGCCCCATCGAAAGGTTCCACTTCTCATGCGTGGGACTCAATCATAAACCAAAGGGCAAGTGGTACTGTCCCAAGTGTCGGGGGGAAAATGAGAAAACAATGGACAAAGCATTGGAGAAGTCCAAAAAGGAGAGAGCCTATAACAGGTAG